AGATTGAGGTGCACCTTCTGTGAATACAGGCAGTACAGGCACCTCCAGTGGAGCGGTGCCCCGCAGCCTCGGAGCCTAGCAGCGTCACTTCAGTAACCACCCACCAGCCAGCTCACACAAGCTGTGCTGATGAGGTGGGCAGGCTGGGCTCAGTTAACCGCCAGCTGCCCGGCGATTTTGTCAGCGGCGGGGCTGAAAATTGGATGGAAGGCTCCGGCGATAAAATGTATCGGTACCTGTTCCCACCAATGTGGTCGATGCTGTCACTGTGGGTGTCGAGGGCAAAAAAGCAAGACGAGGCTGCGGTTCGTCGGCACGCAGCTCAGACCATGACGCCGGGACAGTTTGTATAGGTACTTGTGATGAGACTGGAGATGACCGCCGCGCGCCAAACTtcccagcctcctccagaagAACGAAAGCTCCCATCGATCGATCTGGGTTTTGGCCCAGTTTGAGATTACCCGATGCGGCTATACGGGTATACGCAGTGGCAGTTGGTGTCTCGTCTCAGCAAAGTCTCCGACTGAAGCAAACATATTCTTTATCACAGAAAGTGTCTTGCCGTGATCTTTGCATGAGCATGTTGCATTCCTTGACGCACACAAAGGCATGGTGTTGTCTCGTCCACCAACTCGGCTGAATAAACTGACTGATCACAAACTTCACCAACCCAAGACTAAAACACGTCTCTAACAAAGGTaccattttttttttttttttaaaggcGGCTGCTCTATCTGCAAAGACACGACCAACTGGTTGGCTCTATCGTCTAATCCAATCACACGGCCAGTTCTTTTTTCGTTATTTTACTTGTTTATGCCTTGTAGCCGGCCTCGAACAGGCTGTCCCGCAGGGCATTGAGCGCCTTGTCAATGTCATTTCGGTTGGGGTCCAGCTGTCACACACAGATTAGCATTCTGGATGGGCGTCTAAACGTGACGAGAAAACTTACAGCGCTAACACCCATGTGGCCGAATCGAATGTACTTGGAGGCGATGGCCTTGTGAATGCCGCCAGCAAAGACGACACCCTTGCCGGCCAACTTGGGCAGCACGTCGGGGGCGCCAACACCCTCGGGCAGGTAGATGGCGGTCATGGCGTGAGCCTGGTCCTCAGGCTTGGTGGCCACGACCTTGAGGCCGAGGTCCGCAacggccttcttgaccttgtccgACACCTCGATGTGTCCCTGGAATCGCTCGGCCAAAGGCTTGGCAAGGATCTGAGTAAGGGCAGTGTGAAGGGCGTGAATGAGCTGAGGAGAGGGAGTGGCAAAGTATgagggcttcttggcctcatAGTTTCTCATGACTGCGGCACGTTAGCACATGTTAGCttgcttataataagacgGGTTACTGACTAGGAGTCCAGTTCTTGAACGACGCAAAGTAGGCGGGGATAGGAGTCTTGCGGTTCTcaagagcagcagcgacAGCGCGGCCACTGAAGAAAGAGATAGACAGACCAGCGGGAACACCAATGGCCTTCTGGCTGGCAGTAACGACACCATCCAGACCCCACTCGTCGAAAGCAATCTCCTCGCAGGCAACACTACAGACACCGTCGACGATGACCAGAGTCTCGGGGGAGACACGGCGGACAGTGGCGGCCAGGTTCTTGAGCTCGCTGAGAACACCAGTCGAGGTGTCGACGTGGGTGACGGTGACGATCTTGTACTTCTTCTCGGACAGGGCCTTCTCGATCTCGGGGAGCTGAGGTCGGCCACCAACCTCGCCGTCGAGCTTGGTGACGTTGGCGCCGTAGGTCCTCAGGCAGTCggcgaagccatcgccaaaGTATCCAGTGCTCAGGACGAGGGCGTCCTCACCAGCCTCGACCAGGTTGGCGGCGACGAGATCCCAGCCCAGGGTGCCGGAGCCGGAGATGACGTAGGGTTGAGCGGCGGGGTCGGTCGATTGGAAGAGCTTGCGGGTCATGGAGAGAGTCTCGCCGAAGGTGTTGACGAAGCCGGGGCCGACATGGCTCTCGCTGCGGACGTCAGTATTATGGAAAGCTATAGAAGGACCAGGTATATCTCACCTGTAGTGGCTCATGGACTGGAGGACGGCATCGTCAAACTCGATGGGCCCAGGGATGAGCAGAGTGGcatgaggaggttgagaagaCATTGTGGCTGTGGATGTAGAAAGGCGACGGTTCTGAGTAGACGACGGAACAGATTGAGCAGCAGAGGCGGCGTTATAAGAAGATGGACTCGACAGATGGCGAGAGACGAGAGAGATCCTCCCGGCCGACGATGCGGCGGCGGCCGAATACGTCTTGAAGCCCGCCGAGGAGGGGCTCTCGGCGGACAGCTCCGGGCTGCGGGGCACCTTCCCCTCCATTACCGACGCCGATCTGAACAGGAGCGACCGACTGGCTGCTGCGCCAGCTCCTCCCCCCACTGACAACCGCTGCACCCACGCCAGCTTTACTGGCGGTACCGGAAGAAACCTAGGTGTGGCTCCCCCCCTCTTGCAAAAAGGCTCACTGAGAGAGAGCCTTTCAGGGGCACGACGCAACAGTACCTACGGAAGAAGGCCGAAGGTTTTGCTGGCTGGTGACAGCTGGATCGGTCGCCTTCCGAATCCGGGGTACAGAGACCGGGATGTGGTTTCTTTTCGGGGTTGTTTCGGTGCCGGATTGTCAAGCTTCACCTTCGGGACCTTGAGtggcagaagaagctggtgATGGATTGAAGTGATTCAAATTGTCTCGGGGAGAGGGGATTTCAGGAGAAAGGACAACCCgggctgccgctgctgtttACACTCTAGCCCCGGAAGACCCTGTCCCTCTCCCCCGTGTCCCGTCccctctttttcctttttgcAGCGAGCGAGAGAGAGTCAGTTGCTACAGCGCCGGTTTACGCTGGGCTCCGCCGAACATGGGCTCGGGGGTGTCTCGGCATCTTGAACCGATGGTATACTCTTGAAATAAGAAGCCTCCCGATATGACGGGCATTTAGCCCGAGGAAGGCTTTTCTCTTTGAATATGTCATCATTTTTTCTTGTCGTGAATATCGTTACAAAAACAAAACGCAGTGATATAGTTACACCGCCCCTCGTCGAATCCTTGACGCCTTGGTTGCCCTGAAAACGAGATGCCGAGATGAGGACATCCACCGATAAACCCAAATTGTCTCAATCAGAGATTGGACTTTCGATGCCCTTATAAAACTGGAACAGCTTGCCCGCGCCGTCCTTCCACTGCACGTCGTTCTGCAAATGATGTCCCGCGCCATCGACGAAGGACACCCTCACGCCCTCGCGCTTCTCGCCAGCCGCCGCACGATAGAACTCGGCCGTCTCCTCCGTCACCTTGGGCGTCATGAGCTTGTCCTGTGTTCCGGCCATGACGAGCACCTTTTCGCCGCTGGAGCCGTCGTTGCGGATCTGGCGCAGGATGCTTGACGCCCTGGCAAAGGGCTGCATCATGCTAAAGGGCCAGAGGTAGCTCTCGTAGCGGTTCATGCGGCGCTGGAAGGGGATCACGGACGAGAGGGGGAATCTGTCGCCGAAGAATGCGCGCTGTGTGAGCTTCGGGTGGGAGAGGGGTGAGTTGGAGTGCCAGCCGTGGAAGATCAGGCGGATCGTAAACCACGGGTCCAACTTCCACCAGTTCACGTACACACCCATTCTACAATGGTTTGTCAGTTGCTGGCGGGATTGTCAGTGATGTCTTTACTTACGATCCATAAGCCGGTACGGCGCCCAGCAATGCAAGGGCCTTGACTTTGACGAGTCCATCGCCGAGGATGCCTTGGCTCAGACCGCCACCGCTCGAGTGGCCGGCAAGGATGACCTCACTCTCCTCATGAACTTGAACCCACTCAATCGCTGCGACGAGGTCTTCAGCTAGAGCGCTGCGCGGTGTCGCAAAGACCATTTGCAGGTAGGATGGATGCCACGACTCTCCATGGCCTCGCAGCGAGACGGCATAGCACTGGATGCCGCACGCGGCGAAATACTGCAGGTACTCAGTCCATACCCAGGCGCCGCCCATTCCACCGTGGCAGAAGACAATCGGGGGACCTCTGCCCTCTTGGACGATGGATGGCGTGTTggagaggagctcgaggcggcCCTCAGGCGTGTCTACCCATAATCGCTCGAGGCCCTCGGGTACAGGCGCGGGAGGGCCTGTAGGCCGCCTGAAGTGAAGCCACTGATAGCTGAGGTGAAAATTGAACATTGACGGCGAGTTGTGACAGGTGAGTTGCTAGAATTGATGCCGAATTGACTTTGGGTTGAGCGGTGTGTGTGAGGATGGCGCGACAATCGGAGCCCTGGTCTCCCCTCACTTTATATACAGACTTCGAAAGCTACAGCTCAAGTTTTCGAATGCGGAATAGGCTAGTAAAATGGGAACGATAAGCCTGCACTCCGCAAAAAAGTTTCTTGGGCGGTCACACAAAACCAACAGCCCAGCCTTCAAACCTCAGCCGCTCTTGTTTCGTATCGATCCCGTAGTTCCCCGGAGCACAAGCCACATTGCAGACCGTCTGATGCCGGGAGAAGTAGGGATGCTGCGCTGAGGACTCACATGTCACAAGGCGATTGACGGAAAATCCACTACAAGCCATAAGCGCTTTTCTTGTCGTAATTCTTCAGTGAGATGGAAACAAGAAGACTTGTGAGCTCACAGCTGAATGCGTAGTTTCTGACTCACTCTGTTTTCCCTCTCTAAACTCCCAAAAATAGTATTCAGACGTTGAAGAGCTGAAGCAAATGTAACGTGTGGTTTACAACTCTTGAAAAGCCACTGGCTTGAGTCTCTGTTGCGACAACTCCCAGCCTAACGCGATCTGGAAGAATAGACGAATTAATCTCCGCCAAAGATCGAAGCCAATGACTTCTCGAAGGAATCCCCCATCGTGGGGTTCAAGGAGTTCTATTGAGGCTCCCTCGGGATCCGTTCCCTATCAATCAGTGATTTAACCCCGCTCATCGGGACGCCTGCCGTGCGATCACCAAATGGCTAACCAAAGACGGTCAGCAGAAAGACGGCaactttcttaattatacaACAGTTCTACATTAATAGGACCTATTTTCCCTTTTCCTGAGCACATTTGAGGGCAATGACAATGCCAGTTAGCAGCCCTTCCGGCAAAGTTAGGAAGCGCTCACCGAAAGCGTGGGCCATCTCGTCCAGCTCCACCACGGCATCGCTAACAGCGACAGTTGCATAAGATGTCGCGACCAAAAGATCAAATGCTCTGGCTCTCAGCCCTGTCAACAATGTGACAAAAGAAGTCTGACCTGTCGGTTCGACGAGGAATCGCGAAAGGTGGTGGTTTCAAGAAGGTGAGCATGACTCCTTACTTAACTGGCGTTTCTCATCATTCCAGGtacatcaccaacctccagCAAAGGTTGTCCCAGCTCGAGCACAACGCAACCCAACCAATTCCTCCCAATGTATCTCCTGAGCAGCTGAGAAGTCCTGATATAAGTGCGTACTGTCCCTGCAACTTGTCAAAATACTCACACTGACACCCGTAAGTTGATGAGAGCTTGACTTCATCCGCAGGCACCAACCGCAGCCCAGAACATACGTTGAAAGACTCGACTTCGACGTCATCATATGGTCCAATAGAGCCACCAAGGATTCAGAATGATGCCGAAGCCAAGGCCCCTCTTATCAACCCATTGGCATTCCACACATACGACTGGGTGCCAGGTCCCAAGGGTCAGATAGGTGAGCCCCAGGCCATACTATCAGTCTAGTGGGCATGAAGCTAACACAACCATCAGTCTTCATGGGAACATCATCCAACTGGTCGTTTGGCAGACGAGTTCTCACAATGACACATGAACGCCTCACCGGAACTCCACTGCCCATCCAGAACCTTCATTTTGGTGGACTAGACGGCAAAGTCTATGATCTCAAATGGGATGGTAACAGGAGAGCCTCTTTTAACGACACACTTGACCCATCGATCCTCCCAGGACAGGACTTCGCCCTCTACCTCATTAATTCTGTCAAGTTTCATTGTGGATGGCTCTTTAACCTGTTTGAGGAAGATCGCTTCATGGAGCATTTTCGACTCTTCCACGAGCATCCAACAGAGTATCCTCGTGTTGTGCCGCTTTGGTATGTGCACTACCTTCTCATCCTGGCCTTTGGGAAGGCGTTTGTTGTCCAGTCGACAAAATCGAGGCGGCCACCAGGAGGGGAACTGTTTGTGCAGGCCATGAAACTGATGCCGGATTTCACCTTTTTCGAAGTCGACCCTGTGGAGCAGATGCAGGTtctgtgctgtgctgcgtTGTATCTACAATGCGTGGATTATCTCACCCAAGCCTATCGTCTTGTAAGTTGCATGGATATATGACCGCTTGGTTTTGTAGCTGATGAGTCCAAGGTCTGTTCCGCTCTCCGACATGGCCTAGAACATGGCATGCACACGGAGATGCAGTCTCACTCCCTTGACGACAACTACGTGCAGAGATGCCGTACCATCTGGTGGACTGTCTATATCCTCGAGCGCCAGATGGTTTCTCAAATGGGGCTTCCCATCGGAATATCAGACGAGACTATCAGCACACGGTTTCCTACCTTTCCAGGACAGCCTGAAAAGTTGGAGGCTTTGAAAATTCAAGTCAGCTTTTGCCGAGTGCTGGCAAAGATAGACCAAAGTATGTATTGAAATACTGGGAAATGACGGGTTTACTAACGAAGAATAGCTGTCTATGGGCTTGAGGGGAAGCTTGACAGTCGCTATCTGGGTGCCACACAATCGGTTCTCCGAAGCATCGCCACTGTGACAGAGCAGTTGAACAGATCCTTTGAGATTAATGCTAATGAGGGAATAGCTGGGGTTTCTCGGACGTCGGCACATCTACATCTGCTTCAACATCAAGTACGTGTGTTTCTTTTGATTCAATTATTGTCTGCCCGACTAATATTAACAAGTGTATCATCCTTACCACGAGACCTCTTCTTTATACCTTTCTTCTCTCAAGACTTGGGCACCTGGAAGTTGCCTTGATGCATTGGCTTCAGTCAGAAAGCGTCAAGGGTCTGGTGCAAATGTGCACTGAGTCTGCTCAGCAGATTCTAAGAATACTTGCAAGCCTCTCGGATCAGGGGCTGCTGGGTTAGTTGATATTGAGTTGACGATTGATTAACAAGAAGCAGCCAGGCTAACTTCTCACAGAGACATTTCTACGTTTTGATCTTGACGCAACCTTTACTGCCACAATCGTGCTATTGATGGCCGCTGCTATCGACTCGTCCCTTCTCCAAGATCATACTCCCTGGTCACAACGCGCCTACGCCATctttgatgagatgagccGCCGCGGAAACCTCGTTGCAGAGATGCTAGCGTCAGAACTGAAGCAGTTAGAGGGCCTGCTGAGCAAATTCTTGGTGAAAAACCACGAGCCCAGGTTAGCGCCATCGACCAACGGCCACAAC
This region of Fusarium falciforme chromosome 5, complete sequence genomic DNA includes:
- a CDS encoding AB hydrolase-1 domain-containing protein, producing the protein MFNFHLSYQWLHFRRPTGPPAPVPEGLERLWVDTPEGRLELLSNTPSIVQEGRGPPIVFCHGGMGGAWVWTEYLQYFAACGIQCYAVSLRGHGESWHPSYLQMVFATPRSALAEDLVAAIEWVQVHEESEVILAGHSSGGGLSQGILGDGLVKVKALALLGAVPAYGSMGVYVNWWKLDPWFTIRLIFHGWHSNSPLSHPKLTQRAFFGDRFPLSSVIPFQRRMNRYESYLWPFSMMQPFARASSILRQIRNDGSSGEKVLVMAGTQDKLMTPKVTEETAEFYRAAAGEKREGVRVSFVDGAGHHLQNDVQWKDGAGKLFQFYKGIESPISD